The Poecilia reticulata strain Guanapo linkage group LG13, Guppy_female_1.0+MT, whole genome shotgun sequence genome has a segment encoding these proteins:
- the LOC103474429 gene encoding EH domain-containing protein 2-like produces MSIRRFWSSPKTLGDVNVVTEELKNLYYKRLLPIEKHYSFHHFHSPSYEDADFDNKPMVLVMGQYSTGKTTFIRYLLEEEFPGSRVGPEPTTDCFTALMYGEEERVTPGNAITVDPKKPFRNLDPFGNSFLNRFQCVQMPNPVLERISIIDTPGILTAAKRKLSRGYDFQAVLRWFAERVDRIILLFDAHKLEFSDELTRAFGALYGYEDKLRVVLNKADRVDSQQLMRVYGALMWSLGKVFRTPEILRIYIGSFWSEPRQRCYHYNLIELEEEDLLTDIRNLPRNAAVRKLNDLVKRARLVRAHAHIVSHLKQEMPTIFCRESKKHNLIYELPVIFTKIQQQHRVPAGDFPDCNKMQEKLLGQDFSKFKTLKTSLMNSLNKLLTTDIASLVPLFQQQEQRKKSLPAVLDGEFLGTFRRDQFKGDPFKEMLKDDEVSEADSDEWAVEKYKPKYDEIFYNLSPHDGKLSGTKVKEWMTTTHLPNSVLAHIWRLADVDRDGMLDNEEFALAVHLIEGKLDGHWLPRELPSHLVPPSKRLSTSSDAPV; encoded by the exons ATGTCTATCCGGAGGTTCTGGAGCAGCCCGAAAACACTGGGAGATGTTAACGTTGTGACAGAAGAGCTGAAGAATCTTTACTACAAGAGGCTGCTGCCTATTGAGAAGCACTACTCCTTTCATCACTTTCATTCCCCAAGTTATGAGGATGCAGACTTTGACAACAAGCCGATGGTTCTGGTAATGGGTCAGTACTCGACGGGAAAGACGACTTTCATCAG GTATTTGCTCGAGGAAGAGTTCCCTGGCAGCAGAGTTGGGCCAGAGCCGACCACTGACTGCTTCACTGCACTCATGTACGGAGAAGAGGAGCGAGTCACCCCTGGGAACGCCATCACGGTGGATCCCAAGAAACCCTTTCGCAACCTTGACCCTTTCGGAAATTCTTTCCTGAACAG atTCCAGTGTGTGCAGATGCCAAATCCAGTCCTCGAGAGGATCAGCATAATTGACACACCTGGGATCTTGACTGCTGCTAAGCGAAAACTTAGCCGAG GCTATGACTTCCAAGCAGTACTGCGCTGGTTTGCAGAGCGTGTGGATCGAATCATCCTGCTATTCGACGCACACAAACTGGAGTTCTCCGATGAGCTCACCAGGGCCTTTGGAGCTCTGTACGGCTACGAGGACAAGCTGCGCGTGGTTCTCAACAAAGCTGACAGGGTGGACTCGCAACAGCTCATGAGAGTGTATGGCGCCCTCATGTGGTCGCTGGGGAAAGTGTTCCGAACCCCCGAAATCTTGCGGATTTACATCGGGTCGTTCTGGTCAGAGCCGAGGCAGAGGTGCTACCACTACAACCTGATagagctggaggaagaggaTCTGCTAACGGACATAAGGAACCTACCACGCAATGCCGCAGTGAGAAAGCTGAACGACCTGGTGAAGAGAGCACGTTTAGTCAGG GCTCATGCACACATTGTTAGCCATCTAAAGCAGGAGATGCCAACAATATTTTGCAGAGAAAGCAAGAAGCACAACCTGATCTATGAGCTTCCTGTTATTTTCACCAAGATTCAGCAGCAGCATCGAGTCCCAGCTGGTGACTTTCCTGACTGCAACAAGATGCAG GAAAAGCTTTTGGGTCAAGATTTTTCAAAGTTCAAGACTCTGAAGACGAGCCTGATGAACTCCTTGAACAAACTGCTAACCACTGACATAGCCAGTCTGGTTCCTTTATTCCAGCAGCAAGAGCAAAGGAAGAAATCGCTACCTGCCGTGTTGGATGGTGAATTTTTGGGAACGTTCCGGCGCGATCAGTTCAAGGGAGATCCATTTAAGGAAATGCTCAAAGATGATGAGGTCAGCGAAGCGGATTCCGACGAATGGGCTGTGGAGAAATACAAACCTAAATATGATGAAATCTTCTACAACCTAAGTCCACACGATGGCAAACTCAGTGGCACCAAAGTCAAAGAGTGGATGACGACCACTCATTTGCCCAATTCGGTACTTGCTCACATCTGGAGACTGGCAGATGTAGACAGGGATGGGATGTTAGACAACGAGGAATTTGCTTTGGCAGTCCACCTGATTGAGGGGAAGCTGGACGGACACTGGCTGCCCAGAGAGCTTCCTTCCCACCTGGTTCCGCCCTCGAAGCGGCTTAGCACATCAAGTGATGCACCAGTATAA